The genomic interval TTGAAATACCCTTTTTCAGGCATGCTCTGAGATAAGTAGCCGAAATGTCAAGTAATGGTGCCTCAACAAATTTGACAGCCTTGTGATCCTTAAAACGGTGGCTTTGTGCACCTGGCCTGGGATAAACATATAGGCCTACGTATTCCAGGATTTTTTCATGGTTCTTCCAGTTCGGGAATTGTGCCAAATTGTCTTCTCCCATAATCAATTTGAATTCATGCTGCGGAAATTTTTCCTGAATCCTAATCAGCGTGTCAATAGTATAGCTGGGTTTTGGCATATGAAATTCAACATCTGTGGCTTTTAGAAGTGAATTATCAGAAATAGCACGCTGGACCAGATCATACCGGTCAAATTCGTGCAATAAACTGTTATTTTTTTTGAATGGGTTCTGGGGGCTGACAACAAACCAGATCTGTTCAAGGTCCGTGGAAGTTGCCATCGTATTGGCGATAATTAAATGGCCAATATGAATCGGGTTAAATGATCCAAAAAAAGGCCGATTTTCATGATTCAATGAAATCCATCACCATTTCTTCTGCCCTTTTTAACGTTTCTTCCAGATCATCATTAATGAGAACTACATCAAATTTATCCTCGAAACTTAGTTCATAACGGACTTTACCAAGGCGGGTTTCCAATGATTTTTCAGTTTCTGTACCCCTTTCACTTAAGCGGCGGATAATTTCCTGTTCTGAAGAAACCTTCACAAATATTGCCAGTGAACGTTCTCTGTAAATTTCCTTTAATTTTAATCCGCCTTTTACGTCTACATCAAAAAGTACATGCTTTCCTTCACTCCAGAGCCTTTCAATTTCTGTTTTGAAAGTTCCATAGTAATTTCCTGCATACACTTCCTCCCATTCAGCAAATTCGTTATCAGCTATGCGCTGACGGAATTCTTTTTTTGGTAAGAAATAATAATCTTTTCCATGAATTTCATGTGCTCGCTGCTCCCGGGTGGATGCAGACACAGAAAATGCAAGAAGAGAAGGATATTTTTTTAATAAATGCCGGACAATTGTTGTCTTTCCGGAACCTGAGGGAGCAGAAAATATAATAAGCTTACCTTTCACGCGAACAGTA from Dyadobacter sp. NIV53 carries:
- the gmk gene encoding guanylate kinase, with the translated sequence MKGKLIIFSAPSGSGKTTIVRHLLKKYPSLLAFSVSASTREQRAHEIHGKDYYFLPKKEFRQRIADNEFAEWEEVYAGNYYGTFKTEIERLWSEGKHVLFDVDVKGGLKLKEIYRERSLAIFVKVSSEQEIIRRLSERGTETEKSLETRLGKVRYELSFEDKFDVVLINDDLEETLKRAEEMVMDFIES